The following are from one region of the Bactrocera oleae isolate idBacOlea1 chromosome 6, idBacOlea1, whole genome shotgun sequence genome:
- the LOC106622671 gene encoding U3 small nucleolar RNA-associated protein 14 homolog A, with translation MSDDEELFNPKAHKKLLQGISSLGKAQHIRKTTRNEPIRQQDEFQLVKPGDESAARYPVGLHDIVKVLQTTKKHIEAGKQLKVVQSSKRVLDKPLEKPQADRLKRGLGYDTTKKNLGRWDAVVSQNRNAETQVFPLRSETIYVDTSLYRKPLERSLKSELALELEAEKARLKAAKRELAGETENVEELAKKEEELLKKKFTRDELIARRKELAYLKIRQSQKSVKARKQNKIKSKKYHKLLKKQKMQEQIKQFEILQKTNPEAALEKLNELEKNRVLERASLRHKNTGTWAKNLQIRAKYDKDVRKDLSEQLQISRQLTQKTIDSDDENDDYNATKASRIGMEKELNESDPFNPWTRIASIQTDCLTNEGKGEGGNWRKYWLDRNENEKMLDEYKKLLVEKDMSDDEQQGNKEKIGTKQKPKKGDQMSKHVKKTKKRTTVVEKEIKSSGAGQWLVKETKSEGGNNIDDIFNKQEDKIKQRITKKIKELSKKAKLLKKNQLKNTKQKKRTQKNDLKNLKDLSFKKVVKRPIIDEELGIEEVSKSNVEINLEKVKKDEDNGKKSNSVAIKPSTTEVKPSTIIDPNKLADVKLKQHVNNFIGLNESLSAADDDVDMSGDEDNDKVYLDQQMTISQAFEDDDIIADFMRDKAKDSEVKDAEIDLFMPGWGSWAGVGISAERQAAIKNKRLVLKLAEQEKRRDDNKGGLYINETASKQLRSHLVSEVPFPFTSVADYEGSIRATIGRNCVPETAFRMLTRPAVITHKGQVIAPMDQSEITKPQRRLRHVVDRRIARMNENAPSK, from the exons ATGAGTGACGACGAAGAGCTATTTAATCCCAAAGCACACAAGAAACTATTGCAAGGCATCAGCAGCCTAGGCAAAGCTCAACATATTAGGAAAACAACACGTAATGAACCTATACGACAGCAGGATGAGTTTCAGTTGGTTAAGCCAGGTGACGAATCAGCTGCACGTTATCCCGTTGGCTTGCATGATATTGTAAAAGTATTGCAAACAACTAAGAAACATATAGAAGCGGGAAAACAACTAAAAGTTGTACAGTCTTCGAAAAGAGTTCTGGATAAGCCACTAGAAAAGCCACAAGCAGATCGTCTTAAGCGTGGACTAGGCTATGATACAACTAAGAAAAATTTGGGACGATGGGATGCCGTTGTGTCTCAAAATCGTAATGCAGAAACTCAA gtTTTTCCTCTACGATCCGAAACTATTTATGTCGACACGTCTTTATACCGTAAACCCTTGGAACGATCGCTTAAATCTGAGTTAGCTCTTGAGTTGGAAGCAGAAAAAGCGCGTTTAAAAGCCGCTAAGCGAGAATTAGCAGGTGAAACAGAGAATGTGGAGGAATTAGCCAAAAAGGAAGAAGAGTTATTGAAGAAAAAGTTTACCCGAGACGAGCTTATTGCTCGACGTAAAGAGTTAGCATACTTAAAAATCAGACAGTCCCAAAAGTCAGTAAAAGCACGCaagcaaaacaaaatcaaatcgaAAAAGTATCACAAAttgcttaaaaaacaaaaaatgcaagaGCAAATCAAACAATTTGAGATTCTCCAAAAAACCAACCCTGAGGCAGCTTTGGAAAAATTGAATGAGTTAGAAAAGAACAGAGTTCTGGAAAGAGCTAGTTTGCGTCATAAGAACACTGGTACATGGGCTAAGAATTTGCAAATACGTGCAAAATATGATAAGGATGTAAGGAAGGATCTGTCTGAACAATTGCAAATTAGTCGTcaattaacacaaaaaacaatCGATAGCGATGATGAGAATGATGATTACAATGCTACAAAGGCTTCGCGAATCGGTATGGAAAAAGAGTTGAATGAATCTGATCCATTCAATCCATGGACGCGTATAGCAAGCATTCAAACAGACTGCTTAACTAATGAAGGTAAAGGTGAAGGTGGAAATTGGAGAAAATATTGGCTGGAccgaaacgaaaatgaaaaaatgctgGATGAATACAAAAAGCTTTTAGTTGAAAAAGATATGTCTGATGATGAACAACaaggaaataaagaaaaaataggaACTAAACAGAAACCGAAAAAAGGTGACCAAATGAGTAAACATGttaaaaaaactaagaaaagaACTACAGTTGtcgaaaaagaaattaaaagtagTGGGGCTGGTCAATGGTTAGTTAAAGAGACGAAAAGCGAAGGTGGTAACAATATTgacgatatttttaataagcaagaggacaaaattaaacaaagaataactaaaaaaattaaagaactaTCGAAAAAGGCTAAGCTTTTAAAAAAGAATCAgttgaaaaatacaaaacagaaaaaacgtACGCAAAAGAATGATCTGAAGAATTTAAAAGATTTATCCTTTAAAAAAGTTGTGAAACGACCAATAATAGACGAAGAACTTGGTATTGAAGAAGTCAGTAAAAGCAACGTTGAAATTAATttggaaaaagtgaaaaaggATGAAGACAATGGTAAAAAATCCAATTCTGTAGCGATTAAACCATCAACAACTGAAGTAAAACCTTCTACAATCATTGATCCAAACAAATTGGCTGATGTGAAACTTAAACAACatgtaaataatttcattgGTTTAAATGAATCTCTTAGTGCTGCAGACGATGACGTTGACATGAGTGGCGATGAAGACAATGATAAGGTTTACTTAGATCAACAAATGACAATCAGTCAAGCATTTGAAGACGATGATATTATTGCCGACTTTATGCGCGACAAAGCTAAAGACTCGGAAGTAAAAGACGCCGAGATCGATTTATTTATGCCTGGTTGGGGTTCATGGGCTGGCGTTGGTATTTCTGCTGAGCGCCAGGCTGCTATTAAAAACAAACGTCTAGTTCTAAAGTTAGCTGAACAGGAAAAGCGTCGTGATGATAATAAAGGTGGCCTATATATCAACGAAACAGCGAGTAAACAATTACGATCTCATCTTGTTTCTGAGGTACCATTTCCATTTACCTCTGTAGCTGATTATGAGGGCAGTATTCGCGCAACTATTGGGCGAAATTGTGTTCCGGAAACTGCCTTTCGTATGCTAACTCGACCAGCAGTCATAACACATAAAGGTCAAGTAATTGCACCCATGGATCAAAGCGAAATAACAAAACCGCAGCGCAGGTTAAGACATGTAGTTGATAGAAGGATAGCGAGAATGAATGAGAATGCTCCATCGAAATag
- the Hr78 gene encoding nuclear hormone receptor HR78 isoform X2 — MGASGFKNEDNKTAATIVHHVTGSGNGTSGSGVANTATATNMSIETCLVCGDRASGRHYGAISCEGCKGFFKRSIRKQLGYQCRGSMNCEVTKHHRNRCQFCRLQKCLASGMRTVQHERKPIVDKKEFAGSSSSGSSTSTVTNAAAAAAVLSANTAATGSGSLLFGHNLSTNTATVNKSEAPTTSKSSIFSYNMSLPEMRQAFVNNTDVSVPPLPFHLTFAEMRQIIENAKNFQQEKQVPIQNLPPQSLYFSPDLPKADDEEDDDDESMDNSSTTCLQNLTSNANNNNTQNLNLNIEAMRSPATAVGQIQTALDRCVIEKALQLLIPIQNQLDRLSLAAGNGNAGNSPTIKNEINDDDMGEDSSADDEYEVAETILGVDNTKEFVVNECIFENEVLTSAQGAFNLQTPTLMSAYLNLHYICETGSRIIFLSIYWMRKIAAFDQLDARTQIKLLRASWPGLLSIALAQVRSLSITTIITTLVANVRQLAEVDKIEPQKIRKLSEHIARIHSYIQETLALDLDDMEFAFLRLAIFFNPHMLLRKRERNVRDFVRRVQLYVLSSLRKHIASQLDDEQQAEERFSTLIITLLPLAALESDVIEELFFSNLIGQVQIDNMIPYILTLSANTSL; from the exons ATGGGCGCAAGTGGTTTTAAAAACGAAG ATAacaaaacagcagcaacaattgtGCATCACGTTACTGGAAGCGGTAATGGTACAAGTGGTAGTGGTGTAGCGAATACAGCAACAGCGACCAATATGAGCATTGAAACGTGTCTGGTGTGTGGGGATCGTGCTTCAG GTCGGCATTATGGAGCTATATCATGTGAAGGCTGTAAAGGCTTTTTCAAGCGGTCCATACGCAAACAATTGGGATATCAGTGTCGGGGATCCATGAACTGTGAAGTTACCAAACATCATCGCAATCGTTGTCAATTCTGCCGCCTCCAGAAATGTTTAGCCAGCGGAATGCGAA CTGTTCAACATGAACGTAAGCCGATCGTTGATAAGAAGGAGTTCGCCGGAAGCTCATCTTCTGGATCATCCACTTCAACAGTGACCAATGCTGCGGCAGCTGCCGCCGTTTTGAGTGCTAACACTGCTGCAACGGGCAGCGGGAGTTTGCTCTTCGGTCACAATCTAAGTACAAACACTGCTACTGTCAACAAGTCTGAGGCACCAACTACTTCAAAGTCTTCTATATTCTCTTATAATATGAGTCTGCCGGAAATGAGACAAG CATTTGTAAACAACACAGATGTATCCGTTCCACCTTTACCTTTTCACCTAACATTTGCCGAAATGAGACAAA ttatagaaaatgcaaaaaatttccAACAAGAAAAACAGGTTCCCATTCAAAATCTCCCGCCCCAGTCACTTTACTTTTCACCAGACTTACCGAAAGCTGATGATGAAGAGGACGATGATGACGAGTCTATGGACAATAGCAGCACTACGTGTTTGCAAAACTTAACTTCCAAcgcaaacaataacaatacgCAAAACTTAAATCTGAATATAGAAGCGATGCGTAGTCCTGCCACGGCAGTCGGGCAAATACAAACAGCATTGGACAGATGTGTAATCGAGAAAGCGTTGCAATTGCTGATCCCTATTCAAAATCAATTAGATCGTTTGTCCTTAGCAGCTGGTAATGGTAATGCGGGCAACTCCCCTACtatcaaaaatgaaataaacgaTGACGACATGGGCGAAG ACAGCAGCGCTGACGATGAATATGAAGTAGCTGAAACAATACTTGGTGTGGACAATACAAAGGAGTTCGTCGTAAATGAATGTATCTTCGAGAACGAAGTATTGACCAGCGCTCAGGGTGCTTTCAATCTGCAAACCCCCACATTAATGTCCGCCTATCTGAATCTGCATTATATATGCGAAACTGGTTCACGCATAATTTTCCTTAGCATATATTGGATGCGTAAAATAGCAGCATTCGATCAACTCGATGCGCGTACGCAAATCAAATTGTTACGAGCTAGCTGGCCTGGGTTGCTTTCGATAGCTTTGGCGCAGGTGCGAAGTCTTTCAATTACCACAATTATCACCACACTCGTGGCAAATGTACGACAATTGGCAGAGGTTGACAAGATCGAACCacaaaaaatacgaaaactCAGTGAGCACATAGCACGCATACATTCCTACATTCAAGAGACGCTAGCATTAGATTTGGATGATATGGAATTTGCTTTTCTTCGTCTCGCTATTTTCTTTAATCCCCATATGCTGTTGAGAAAGCGTGAACGCAATGTGCGAGATTTTGTGCGTCGTGTACAACTATATGTATTATCCAGTCTTCGGAAACATATCGCTAGCCAATTGGATGACGAGCAACAAGCAGAGGAACGTTTTAGTACACTAATAATCACACTTTTACCACTAGCTGCCTTAGAATCAGACGTTATCgaagaattatttttttccaatttaatAGGGCAAGTGCAAATCGACAACATGATTCCCTATATTTTAACACTGAGCGCTAATACTAGCCTTTAA
- the AIMP2 gene encoding probable aminoacyl tRNA synthase complex-interacting multifunctional protein 2 isoform X3 → MYEYAHKSNLISHLLECFSTMQEYQESSNDVGSVCFRQEKVLKQLQELKQQMANIRASLGFCQKSPQHTGKPSVRNGGLREESLHDIVINGHPNFIPYALLALKNAWKNLFTIDVRTFKHSTMPDIGKEASEFENKLAQVKVDPSKLKVNVSLIWKNCEHTEMISSPTMYVPIYGEVNIIRYFGRVGPEEYRYEDSPNCNEIDAVLDICYQLLRCITSKSRASMLRALNLRLGKQKYFGGDKISIADIGVYSSLKRLPIITPKDFTPTLTEWKKRVQLVTQL, encoded by the exons atGTACGAATATGCGCATAAATCTAATTTAATCTCACATTTGCTTGAGTGTTTTTCAACAATGCAAGAATATCAAGAG TCATCTAATGATGTCGGTTCGGTATGCTTTCGACAGGAAAAAGTCTTAAAACAACTACAAGAACTTAAACAACAGATGGCCAATATTCGCGCATCTCTCGGTTTCTGTCAAAAAAGTCCCCAACACACTGGTAAACCAAGTGTGCGGAATGGAGGTTTACGTGAG GAATCTCTGCATGATATTGTTATCAACGGACACCCTAATTTCATACCATATGCCCTATTAGCATTGAAGAATGCATGGAAGAATCTTTTCACCATTGATGTGAGAACATTTAAACATTCAACAATGCCTGATATTGGAAAAGAAGCAAGCGAATTCGAAAATAAATTGGCACAAGTAAAGGTAGACCCATCAAAACTGAAAGTGAATGTGTCACTTATTTGGAAAAACT gtGAACATACTGAAATGATCAGTTCACCCACTATGTACGTCCCTATTTATGGAGAAGTTAATATTATTCGATATTTTGGTCGAGTTGGACCAGAGGAATACCGTTACGAAGATTCGCCAAACTGCAATGAAATCGATGCTGTGCTGGACATATGTTATCAATTGTTGCGGTGTATTACCAGCAAAAGCCGCGCCTCAATGCTACGTGCACTCAATCTTCGGCTgggcaaacaaaaatattttggtggTGACAAAATATCGATTGCCGATATTGGTGTGTACAGCTCGTTGAAGCGTTTGCCGATAATAACTCCTAAGGACTTTACGCCAACATTGACTGAATGGAAAAAACGCGTACAACTTGTTACACAGCTGTAA
- the Hr78 gene encoding nuclear hormone receptor HR78 isoform X1 — MGASGFKNEDNKTAATIVHHVTGSGNGTSGSGVANTATATNMSIETCLVCGDRASGRHYGAISCEGCKGFFKRSIRKQLGYQCRGSMNCEVTKHHRNRCQFCRLQKCLASGMRSDSVQHERKPIVDKKEFAGSSSSGSSTSTVTNAAAAAAVLSANTAATGSGSLLFGHNLSTNTATVNKSEAPTTSKSSIFSYNMSLPEMRQAFVNNTDVSVPPLPFHLTFAEMRQIIENAKNFQQEKQVPIQNLPPQSLYFSPDLPKADDEEDDDDESMDNSSTTCLQNLTSNANNNNTQNLNLNIEAMRSPATAVGQIQTALDRCVIEKALQLLIPIQNQLDRLSLAAGNGNAGNSPTIKNEINDDDMGEDSSADDEYEVAETILGVDNTKEFVVNECIFENEVLTSAQGAFNLQTPTLMSAYLNLHYICETGSRIIFLSIYWMRKIAAFDQLDARTQIKLLRASWPGLLSIALAQVRSLSITTIITTLVANVRQLAEVDKIEPQKIRKLSEHIARIHSYIQETLALDLDDMEFAFLRLAIFFNPHMLLRKRERNVRDFVRRVQLYVLSSLRKHIASQLDDEQQAEERFSTLIITLLPLAALESDVIEELFFSNLIGQVQIDNMIPYILTLSANTSL, encoded by the exons ATGGGCGCAAGTGGTTTTAAAAACGAAG ATAacaaaacagcagcaacaattgtGCATCACGTTACTGGAAGCGGTAATGGTACAAGTGGTAGTGGTGTAGCGAATACAGCAACAGCGACCAATATGAGCATTGAAACGTGTCTGGTGTGTGGGGATCGTGCTTCAG GTCGGCATTATGGAGCTATATCATGTGAAGGCTGTAAAGGCTTTTTCAAGCGGTCCATACGCAAACAATTGGGATATCAGTGTCGGGGATCCATGAACTGTGAAGTTACCAAACATCATCGCAATCGTTGTCAATTCTGCCGCCTCCAGAAATGTTTAGCCAGCGGAATGCGAAGTGATT CTGTTCAACATGAACGTAAGCCGATCGTTGATAAGAAGGAGTTCGCCGGAAGCTCATCTTCTGGATCATCCACTTCAACAGTGACCAATGCTGCGGCAGCTGCCGCCGTTTTGAGTGCTAACACTGCTGCAACGGGCAGCGGGAGTTTGCTCTTCGGTCACAATCTAAGTACAAACACTGCTACTGTCAACAAGTCTGAGGCACCAACTACTTCAAAGTCTTCTATATTCTCTTATAATATGAGTCTGCCGGAAATGAGACAAG CATTTGTAAACAACACAGATGTATCCGTTCCACCTTTACCTTTTCACCTAACATTTGCCGAAATGAGACAAA ttatagaaaatgcaaaaaatttccAACAAGAAAAACAGGTTCCCATTCAAAATCTCCCGCCCCAGTCACTTTACTTTTCACCAGACTTACCGAAAGCTGATGATGAAGAGGACGATGATGACGAGTCTATGGACAATAGCAGCACTACGTGTTTGCAAAACTTAACTTCCAAcgcaaacaataacaatacgCAAAACTTAAATCTGAATATAGAAGCGATGCGTAGTCCTGCCACGGCAGTCGGGCAAATACAAACAGCATTGGACAGATGTGTAATCGAGAAAGCGTTGCAATTGCTGATCCCTATTCAAAATCAATTAGATCGTTTGTCCTTAGCAGCTGGTAATGGTAATGCGGGCAACTCCCCTACtatcaaaaatgaaataaacgaTGACGACATGGGCGAAG ACAGCAGCGCTGACGATGAATATGAAGTAGCTGAAACAATACTTGGTGTGGACAATACAAAGGAGTTCGTCGTAAATGAATGTATCTTCGAGAACGAAGTATTGACCAGCGCTCAGGGTGCTTTCAATCTGCAAACCCCCACATTAATGTCCGCCTATCTGAATCTGCATTATATATGCGAAACTGGTTCACGCATAATTTTCCTTAGCATATATTGGATGCGTAAAATAGCAGCATTCGATCAACTCGATGCGCGTACGCAAATCAAATTGTTACGAGCTAGCTGGCCTGGGTTGCTTTCGATAGCTTTGGCGCAGGTGCGAAGTCTTTCAATTACCACAATTATCACCACACTCGTGGCAAATGTACGACAATTGGCAGAGGTTGACAAGATCGAACCacaaaaaatacgaaaactCAGTGAGCACATAGCACGCATACATTCCTACATTCAAGAGACGCTAGCATTAGATTTGGATGATATGGAATTTGCTTTTCTTCGTCTCGCTATTTTCTTTAATCCCCATATGCTGTTGAGAAAGCGTGAACGCAATGTGCGAGATTTTGTGCGTCGTGTACAACTATATGTATTATCCAGTCTTCGGAAACATATCGCTAGCCAATTGGATGACGAGCAACAAGCAGAGGAACGTTTTAGTACACTAATAATCACACTTTTACCACTAGCTGCCTTAGAATCAGACGTTATCgaagaattatttttttccaatttaatAGGGCAAGTGCAAATCGACAACATGATTCCCTATATTTTAACACTGAGCGCTAATACTAGCCTTTAA
- the AIMP2 gene encoding probable aminoacyl tRNA synthase complex-interacting multifunctional protein 2 isoform X2, producing MYELKTILPEYALQLPTCMYPMKVHNNSVASEIIKADASSSSNDVGSVCFRQEKVLKQLQELKQQMANIRASLGFCQKSPQHTGKPSVRNGGLREESLHDIVINGHPNFIPYALLALKNAWKNLFTIDVRTFKHSTMPDIGKEASEFENKLAQVKVDPSKLKVNVSLIWKNCEHTEMISSPTMYVPIYGEVNIIRYFGRVGPEEYRYEDSPNCNEIDAVLDICYQLLRCITSKSRASMLRALNLRLGKQKYFGGDKISIADIGVYSSLKRLPIITPKDFTPTLTEWKKRVQLVTQL from the exons ATGTATGAGCTTAAAACAATTTTACCGGAATATGCTTTACAATTGCCAACTTGCATGTATCCAATGAAAGTACACAACAATTCGGTAGCTTCAGAAATTATAAAAGCTGACGCAAGTAGC TCATCTAATGATGTCGGTTCGGTATGCTTTCGACAGGAAAAAGTCTTAAAACAACTACAAGAACTTAAACAACAGATGGCCAATATTCGCGCATCTCTCGGTTTCTGTCAAAAAAGTCCCCAACACACTGGTAAACCAAGTGTGCGGAATGGAGGTTTACGTGAG GAATCTCTGCATGATATTGTTATCAACGGACACCCTAATTTCATACCATATGCCCTATTAGCATTGAAGAATGCATGGAAGAATCTTTTCACCATTGATGTGAGAACATTTAAACATTCAACAATGCCTGATATTGGAAAAGAAGCAAGCGAATTCGAAAATAAATTGGCACAAGTAAAGGTAGACCCATCAAAACTGAAAGTGAATGTGTCACTTATTTGGAAAAACT gtGAACATACTGAAATGATCAGTTCACCCACTATGTACGTCCCTATTTATGGAGAAGTTAATATTATTCGATATTTTGGTCGAGTTGGACCAGAGGAATACCGTTACGAAGATTCGCCAAACTGCAATGAAATCGATGCTGTGCTGGACATATGTTATCAATTGTTGCGGTGTATTACCAGCAAAAGCCGCGCCTCAATGCTACGTGCACTCAATCTTCGGCTgggcaaacaaaaatattttggtggTGACAAAATATCGATTGCCGATATTGGTGTGTACAGCTCGTTGAAGCGTTTGCCGATAATAACTCCTAAGGACTTTACGCCAACATTGACTGAATGGAAAAAACGCGTACAACTTGTTACACAGCTGTAA
- the AIMP2 gene encoding probable aminoacyl tRNA synthase complex-interacting multifunctional protein 2 isoform X1 has product MYELKTILPEYALQLPTCMYPMKVHNNSVASEIIKADASSGLCNGNANPLATSAVNSLGPKKNVCALDLDNLSAQIQNLLKSSNDVGSVCFRQEKVLKQLQELKQQMANIRASLGFCQKSPQHTGKPSVRNGGLREESLHDIVINGHPNFIPYALLALKNAWKNLFTIDVRTFKHSTMPDIGKEASEFENKLAQVKVDPSKLKVNVSLIWKNCEHTEMISSPTMYVPIYGEVNIIRYFGRVGPEEYRYEDSPNCNEIDAVLDICYQLLRCITSKSRASMLRALNLRLGKQKYFGGDKISIADIGVYSSLKRLPIITPKDFTPTLTEWKKRVQLVTQL; this is encoded by the exons ATGTATGAGCTTAAAACAATTTTACCGGAATATGCTTTACAATTGCCAACTTGCATGTATCCAATGAAAGTACACAACAATTCGGTAGCTTCAGAAATTATAAAAGCTGACGCAAGTAGC GGTTTGTGTAATGGCAATGCTAATCCTCTTGCCACGTCCGCTGTCAACTCCCTTGGGCCGAAGAAAAATGTGTGCGCGCTTGATTTGGACAATTTAAGTGCACAAATCCAGAACTTACTCAag TCATCTAATGATGTCGGTTCGGTATGCTTTCGACAGGAAAAAGTCTTAAAACAACTACAAGAACTTAAACAACAGATGGCCAATATTCGCGCATCTCTCGGTTTCTGTCAAAAAAGTCCCCAACACACTGGTAAACCAAGTGTGCGGAATGGAGGTTTACGTGAG GAATCTCTGCATGATATTGTTATCAACGGACACCCTAATTTCATACCATATGCCCTATTAGCATTGAAGAATGCATGGAAGAATCTTTTCACCATTGATGTGAGAACATTTAAACATTCAACAATGCCTGATATTGGAAAAGAAGCAAGCGAATTCGAAAATAAATTGGCACAAGTAAAGGTAGACCCATCAAAACTGAAAGTGAATGTGTCACTTATTTGGAAAAACT gtGAACATACTGAAATGATCAGTTCACCCACTATGTACGTCCCTATTTATGGAGAAGTTAATATTATTCGATATTTTGGTCGAGTTGGACCAGAGGAATACCGTTACGAAGATTCGCCAAACTGCAATGAAATCGATGCTGTGCTGGACATATGTTATCAATTGTTGCGGTGTATTACCAGCAAAAGCCGCGCCTCAATGCTACGTGCACTCAATCTTCGGCTgggcaaacaaaaatattttggtggTGACAAAATATCGATTGCCGATATTGGTGTGTACAGCTCGTTGAAGCGTTTGCCGATAATAACTCCTAAGGACTTTACGCCAACATTGACTGAATGGAAAAAACGCGTACAACTTGTTACACAGCTGTAA